From the genome of Agromyces badenianii:
TCGTCTTGCCGCAGCCGCGGGGGCCGCTGAACAGGTAGGCGTGATTGACACGATCGGTGCGGAGCGCCGTCATGAGCGGCTCCGTCACCTGGGACTGGCCGATCATCTCGGCGAATGTCTCGGGCCGGTAGCGGCGATAGAGGGCGGTGACCACGCATCAATCGTAGTTGCCGCGTCTGACACGACGGCAGGATGTCTCTGGCGTACCATTCGGGGATCGGAAGGGGGCGCGATGACATCGATGATGACACCGGCACAGCTCGAACGGTTCCAGGCGAAGTTGCTGAAGGAACGGGCGGATGCCGAGGGCCGATTCGCCGAGTTCGGCGACGTCATGACCGAGGTGCGAGCCGCTAGGTCGGGCGCGTCGGCCGACGACGAGCACGACCCCGAGGGCCCCACGATGACGCAGGAGTGGTCGCAGCGCACCGCGGTGCTCGCCGACGCGCGTGCCGAGCTCGCCGACATCGATCATGCCCTGGCCCGCATCGCCGACGGCACCTACGGCACGTGCAACAAATGCGGGAAGCGCATCACCGTGCCGCGCCTCGAGGCCCGGCCGACGGCCGAGCTCTGCATCGACTGCGCCCGGCTCGCGCGCTGACGGCGACGGCCGGAGCCGGCGGCCGGCGATCGCCCGCGCTCTCGCCGAACCTCAGTCGCGGCGGCGGTATTCGGAGATCATCGGGCAGTCGAAGGGGTCGCGCGCGGCGAGTCCGACGCGGTTCAGGTACGCGATGACGATCGCGTACGACTCGACGAGACCGGTCTCGGTGTAGCGCACGTCGTTCTCACGGCAGTACTCGCGCACGATCTGCTGCGTGCGCGCGAGCGCGGGCCGCGCCATGCTCGGGAACAGGTGGTGCTCGATCTGGTAGTTCAGGCCGCCCATGAACGAGTCCATGAACCTGCCGCCGCGGATGTTGCGGCTCGTGAGCACCTGGCGCTCGAGGAAGTCGACGCGCACGCCCCGCGGAATGAGGGGCATGCCCTTGTGGTTGGGGGCGAACGAGGCCCCCATGTACACCCCGAACACCCCGAGCTGCACGAGCAGGAACACGGTTGCGAGCAGCGGCGGGAAGGCCCAGAACACGAGTGCCACGACGCCGACCAGGCGAACTGCGATGAGCGTGATCTCGAGCCGGCGACGCTTCACTGCGCCCTTGCCGAGCACGTGGCGGATGCCGTGCACGTGCAGGTTGATGCCCTCGAGCAGCAGCAGCGGGAAGAAGAGGTAGCCCTGCTTGCGCGTGATCAACCGCACGAGCCCACGGCTCGCCGCGGCATCCTCTTCGAGGAAGGAGATCGTGTCCTTCGCGATGTCGGGGTCTCTGCCGATGACGTTGGGGTTGCCGTGATGGCGGGTGTGCTTGTTCATCCACCAGCTGTAGCTGATGCCGACCACGAGGTTCGCGAGGATCAGTCCGGCCCAGTCGTTGGCCGGCCCCGAACGGAACACCTGCCGATGCGAGGCCTCGTGCGCCATGAAGGCGAACTGCGTGAAGACGACACCGAGCGCGCCGGCGACGGCGAGCTGCCACCACGAATCGCCGATGGCGACGGATGCCGCGACGGCCGCGCCGAGCACGAGCGCCCAGAACACGGCCTTTCGCACGTAGAAGCCCACGAACCGGTCGAGCAGCCCCTCGGCCTTGATCTGGCGCGAGAGCCGGGCGAATCCGCTCTGCGCCGGATCGACGTCGTCCCTGCGGCGGCCGGCCGTGCGGATGACGGGCGACATGGTGCCCTGTGCACCGTCAGGGCGTTCTACGATCTGCAGGCTCACGTGCGCTCATCTCCTCGGCCGAATGCACGAATGAGACTCAGACGAACGCTTCGGGTGCGTGGACTACCACGGTCGGTTCGACCGTCAGGCGAGCGTAGGAAGCTCCCGGTGCCCGTCGCATCACACGGGTGAGCCATTTCACCCCCGTACCCCGGTAGGGGTGCGTACTAGTGCGAGCCCGGCGAACGGGCGCAGGACCACGAACGCGCCCGCCCCGATGGCGCGGGGATCCGACCGAATGCGCCCGCGCCGTGCGCCGGCGAGGCTGAAGCGACGCGGATCAGGCGGCGACGAGCTCGAGCGTCTGGCGGGCGATCTCGAGCTCTTCATTCGTCGGCACGACGAGCACGGCGGTCTTCGAGGCGTCGGTCGAGATGCGGCGGGCGTCGTCACCCCGTGCGTGATTGCGCTCGGCGTCGAGCTCGACCCCGAACGCCTCGAGCCCGGCGAGCGAGAGCTCGCGCACGAGGGGCGCATTCTCGCCGACACCCGCGGTGAAGACGATCGCGTCGACCCGGCCGAGCTGCGCCGCGTACGCGCCCACGTAGCCGCGGACGCGGTGCGCGTACACGTCGAGCGCGAGGGTCGCCGCCTCGTCGCCCGCATCACGTGCGGCCACGAGATCGCGCATGTCGGCGTGCCCGCCGAGACCGAGGATGCCGCTCTGCGAGTTCAGCAGGCGATCGACGCCATCGGCGTCGAGGCCGGCCCGGCGCTCGAGGTGCAGCAGCACCGCGGGATCGATGTCGCCGGAGCGGGTGCCCATGACGAGCCCCTCGAGCGGAGTCATGCCCATGCTCGTCTCGACCGAACGACCTTCGGCGACCGCGCACGCGGATGCCCCGTTGCCGAGGTGCAGCACGATCATGCGCAACTCTTCGACGGGACGCCCGAGGAAGGCGGCCGCAGCCCGCGAGACTAAGCGGTGCGAGGTGCCGTGGAAGCCGTAGCGGCGGATGCGGTGCTTCGCCGCGAGCTCGCGGTCGATCGCGTAGGTGTAGGCGGCCGGCGGCATCGTCTGGTGGAACGCGGTGTCGAAGACGGCGACGTGCGGCACGTCGGGAAACGCGCGCTGCGCCGCCTCGATGCCCTCGAGGTTCGCGGGGTTGTGGAGCGGCGCGAGCGCCGCGAGCTCGTCGATGTTGATCTTCACGAGCGGCGTGATGACGGTCGGCTCGAAGAAGCGTGCACCGCCCTGCACGACCCGGTGGCCGACCGCGATCGGCGGGTGCGCCTCGAGCGACGGGCCGTGGGCGGCGAAGGCCTCGAGCATCACCGCGAAGGCGGCCTCGTGGTCGGGCACCTCGACGGCCGCGTCCCACGTCGAGCCTGCGGCATCGTCGCCCGAACCGTCACGGTGATGACGGGCGTGGCCGACGCCGCGGCCGATGCGCTCGACGAGCCCGCTCGCGAGCGTCTGCGACGCCTCGACGTCGATGAGCTGGTACTTCAGTGACGAGGAACCCGAGTTCACGACGAGCACGATGCTCACGAGGCATCCGCCGCCTGGATCGCCGTGATCGCCACGGTGTTGACGATGTCTTGCACGAGCGCGCCGCGGGAGAGGTCGTTGATCGGCTTGCGCAGGCCCTGCAGCACCGGCCCGATCGCCACGGCCCCCGAGGAGCGCTGCACCGCCTTGTAGGTGTTGTTGCCCGTGTTGAGGTCGGGGAAGATGAACACCGTCGCCCGCCCGGCGACCTCCGACTCCGGCAGCTTCGTGCGCGCCACTGCGGCATCGGCGGCCGCGTCGTATTGGATCGGCCCCTCGACGGCGAGGTGCGGGGCGCGCTCACGCACGAGCTCGGTGGCCCGTCGCACTTTGTCGACATCGGCCCCCGAACCTGATTCACCGGTCGAGTACGAGAGCATCGCGACGCGCGGCGCGATTCCGAACTGGGTCGCCGTCTCGGCCGAGGAGATCGCGATGTCGGCGAGCTGCTCGGCCGTCGGGTCGGGCACGATCGCGCAGTCGCCGTAGACGAGCACCCGGTCGGCGAGGGCCATCAGGAAGACGCTCGAGACCACGTCGACGCCGGGCTTCGTCTTGATCACCTCGAACGACGGCCGGATCGTGTGCGCGGTCGTGTGCGCGGCGCCCGAGACCATGCCGTCGGCGAGGCCGAGCTCGACCATCATGGTGCCGAAGTACGACACGTCTTGCACGGTCTCTCGGGCCTGCTCGAGGGTCACTCCCTTGTGCGCACGACGACGCTGGTACTCCTCGGCGAAGCGGGTCACGTGCACGAAATCGTGGTTCGAGAGCACCTCGGCATTCGAGATGTCGAGGCCGAGTCCGATCGCCCGCGAGCGCACCTCGATCTCTTCGCCGAGGATCGTGAGGTCGGCGACGTCGCGGGCGAGCAGCGTCGCCGCCGCGCGCAG
Proteins encoded in this window:
- a CDS encoding TraR/DksA family transcriptional regulator; its protein translation is MTSMMTPAQLERFQAKLLKERADAEGRFAEFGDVMTEVRAARSGASADDEHDPEGPTMTQEWSQRTAVLADARAELADIDHALARIADGTYGTCNKCGKRITVPRLEARPTAELCIDCARLAR
- a CDS encoding acetate/propionate family kinase encodes the protein MSIVLVVNSGSSSLKYQLIDVEASQTLASGLVERIGRGVGHARHHRDGSGDDAAGSTWDAAVEVPDHEAAFAVMLEAFAAHGPSLEAHPPIAVGHRVVQGGARFFEPTVITPLVKINIDELAALAPLHNPANLEGIEAAQRAFPDVPHVAVFDTAFHQTMPPAAYTYAIDRELAAKHRIRRYGFHGTSHRLVSRAAAAFLGRPVEELRMIVLHLGNGASACAVAEGRSVETSMGMTPLEGLVMGTRSGDIDPAVLLHLERRAGLDADGVDRLLNSQSGILGLGGHADMRDLVAARDAGDEAATLALDVYAHRVRGYVGAYAAQLGRVDAIVFTAGVGENAPLVRELSLAGLEAFGVELDAERNHARGDDARRISTDASKTAVLVVPTNEELEIARQTLELVAA
- a CDS encoding fatty acid desaturase family protein, with translation MSPVIRTAGRRRDDVDPAQSGFARLSRQIKAEGLLDRFVGFYVRKAVFWALVLGAAVAASVAIGDSWWQLAVAGALGVVFTQFAFMAHEASHRQVFRSGPANDWAGLILANLVVGISYSWWMNKHTRHHGNPNVIGRDPDIAKDTISFLEEDAAASRGLVRLITRKQGYLFFPLLLLEGINLHVHGIRHVLGKGAVKRRRLEITLIAVRLVGVVALVFWAFPPLLATVFLLVQLGVFGVYMGASFAPNHKGMPLIPRGVRVDFLERQVLTSRNIRGGRFMDSFMGGLNYQIEHHLFPSMARPALARTQQIVREYCRENDVRYTETGLVESYAIVIAYLNRVGLAARDPFDCPMISEYRRRD